Proteins encoded in a region of the Frondihabitans sp. 762G35 genome:
- the cydC gene encoding thiol reductant ABC exporter subunit CydC, whose protein sequence is MTPSLLRTAQPPLARSWRGIAAGAVSALSGVALLAASAFLITRAAEQPPILFLSIAIVSVRLFALTRAFFRYLDRLASHDAAFRQLAVVRTTLYRRLVRIAPAGLGGSSRGDLLSRLVSDVDALQDLPLRVVQPLAVSAVTALAAVVGVAVVSPVAAGILLAALVVAFAVGCLTADRLARRTEETLARRRGLLSAAVLDTLQNLDVLVAFDAVGGQLDRVSALDDDLRRATLRRASTAGLVAALLSLVSGGTVLAIVAATSSSVGHALTGPAFALVALVPLAVFEVVGAVPVAVLAWRRVRASAERVDSAAPVVVASEVVIDDRSDDDAVPQAVDVPGPGEILFRLRRLSASWPGAAGAALRDVDLTVRVGERLVVDGPSGAGKSTLAAVLVRFLDHRGEFELAGRPVRTLDPESVRGAIGLLEQTPYLFDENVRQNLLFARDTATDDELLDVLERVGLGPWLRERGGLEARLGERGTLVSGGQAQRIALARALLRGFPVLVLDEPAAGVDADLADDLLRDVLRAASTAETTVVLISHVPVDDSLVTRRIRIEKGRVVRDSASSPA, encoded by the coding sequence GTGACGCCGTCGCTCCTGCGCACCGCCCAACCGCCCCTCGCCCGCTCCTGGCGCGGGATCGCGGCCGGGGCCGTCAGCGCGCTGTCGGGAGTCGCCCTCCTCGCGGCGTCGGCCTTCCTCATCACGCGGGCGGCGGAGCAGCCGCCCATCCTCTTCCTGTCGATCGCCATCGTGTCCGTCCGCCTGTTCGCGCTGACCCGGGCTTTCTTCCGCTACCTCGACCGTCTCGCGAGTCACGACGCGGCGTTCCGCCAGCTCGCCGTCGTGCGGACGACGCTCTACCGCCGCCTCGTCCGGATCGCGCCCGCCGGCCTCGGCGGCTCCTCCCGGGGCGACCTCCTCTCCCGGCTCGTCTCCGACGTCGACGCTCTGCAGGATCTCCCGCTGCGCGTCGTCCAGCCGCTCGCGGTCTCGGCCGTCACGGCTCTCGCCGCCGTCGTCGGAGTCGCCGTCGTGTCGCCCGTCGCCGCCGGCATCCTGCTCGCGGCGCTCGTCGTGGCTTTCGCCGTGGGCTGCCTCACGGCCGATCGCCTCGCCCGGCGGACGGAGGAGACGCTTGCCCGACGGCGGGGTCTCCTGTCCGCCGCCGTCCTCGACACGCTGCAGAACCTCGACGTCCTCGTCGCCTTCGACGCCGTCGGGGGCCAGCTCGATCGTGTGAGCGCGCTCGACGACGACCTCCGGCGCGCGACCCTCCGACGCGCGTCCACCGCCGGCCTCGTCGCGGCGCTCCTGTCGCTCGTCTCCGGCGGCACCGTGCTCGCGATCGTCGCGGCGACGTCGTCGTCGGTCGGCCACGCGCTCACCGGCCCCGCCTTCGCGCTCGTCGCCCTCGTGCCGCTGGCCGTCTTCGAGGTGGTCGGCGCGGTCCCCGTCGCCGTCCTCGCCTGGAGGCGCGTGCGCGCCAGCGCGGAGCGCGTCGATTCCGCCGCCCCCGTGGTCGTCGCGTCCGAGGTCGTCATCGACGACCGGTCCGACGACGACGCCGTGCCCCAGGCCGTCGACGTTCCGGGTCCGGGCGAGATCCTGTTCCGCCTCCGGAGGCTGTCCGCATCGTGGCCGGGAGCCGCGGGGGCGGCGCTCCGCGACGTCGACCTCACCGTGCGGGTGGGCGAACGGCTCGTCGTCGACGGCCCCAGCGGAGCCGGGAAGTCGACCCTCGCCGCGGTCCTCGTGCGGTTCCTCGACCACCGGGGCGAGTTCGAGCTCGCCGGCCGGCCCGTGCGCACCCTCGACCCCGAGAGCGTCCGCGGAGCGATCGGCCTGCTCGAGCAGACGCCCTACCTGTTCGACGAGAACGTCCGGCAGAACCTCCTCTTCGCGCGCGACACGGCGACCGACGACGAGCTCCTCGACGTCCTCGAGCGCGTCGGCCTCGGACCGTGGCTCCGGGAGCGCGGCGGCCTCGAGGCCCGACTGGGCGAGCGGGGGACGCTCGTCTCCGGAGGTCAGGCGCAGCGGATCGCTCTGGCACGAGCCCTGCTGCGCGGCTTCCCGGTGCTGGTGCTCGACGAACCCGCGGCGGGTGTCGACGCCGACCTCGCCGACGACCTCCTGCGCGACGTCCTCCGGGCGGCCTCGACCGCCGAGACGACCGTCGTGCTCATCTCGCACGTGCCCGTCGACGACTCCCTCGTGACGCGGCGGATCCGGATCGAGAAGGGTCGCGTCGTCCGCGACAGCGCGTCCTCACCGGCCTGA